The following are encoded together in the Nocardia sp. XZ_19_385 genome:
- a CDS encoding alpha/beta hydrolase: MEVPLDYGDPSGRTAQIALLKAPARGKPIGSLLINPGGPGGPGMSMAAVAAKNMAKSPVTERFDLVGFDPRGVGASTPAISCFSDAEIDAGESVMSVTVGAGKLTEQDARRVVEKCAAGSGGADVLAHVGTRDAVRDMDILRAVLGDEKLSFLGQSYGTRLGAVYAEMFPQHVRALVLDGGIDPNAGTVERRLTQFGSFQRSFDKMAADCATRPDCPLGTDPGTATANFQNIVRPLIDQPIVTASGRKLDFNAAYGAVTAGLYDSAAWPVIVKGIAEIRAGRGDTLLAVGDIFGGRDQDGHWANFAEANFSINCLDEQRRTPEQEADLKRRIQQVAPFTDSGRGADGARDACEFWPAAPTLDYPYATGIEGLPETLTVSITGDPSTPYDGGVHLAETLGGAVLTVEGEQHTVVMSGASDCVNGVVADYLVDLKVPAADTRCTL; this comes from the coding sequence ATGGAAGTGCCGCTGGACTACGGCGATCCTTCGGGCCGGACCGCGCAGATCGCGCTCCTGAAAGCGCCCGCGCGCGGGAAACCGATCGGATCACTACTGATCAACCCCGGCGGGCCGGGCGGGCCCGGAATGAGCATGGCCGCCGTCGCCGCGAAGAACATGGCGAAAAGCCCGGTGACCGAGCGGTTCGATCTGGTCGGGTTCGATCCCCGTGGCGTCGGCGCGTCCACCCCGGCGATCAGCTGTTTCTCCGACGCCGAAATCGATGCGGGTGAATCCGTGATGTCGGTGACGGTCGGCGCGGGAAAACTGACCGAGCAGGACGCCCGCAGGGTGGTCGAGAAGTGTGCCGCCGGGTCTGGCGGCGCGGATGTGCTCGCGCATGTCGGCACCCGGGATGCGGTGCGCGACATGGATATTCTGCGCGCGGTCCTTGGTGACGAGAAGCTGAGTTTCCTCGGCCAGAGTTACGGCACCCGGCTCGGGGCTGTCTACGCCGAGATGTTTCCGCAGCACGTGCGCGCGCTGGTACTCGACGGCGGCATCGATCCGAACGCGGGCACCGTCGAACGGCGGCTGACGCAATTCGGGAGTTTCCAGCGCTCCTTCGACAAGATGGCCGCCGACTGCGCCACCCGCCCCGACTGCCCGCTGGGCACCGACCCCGGCACAGCCACCGCGAACTTCCAGAACATCGTTCGCCCGCTGATCGACCAGCCGATTGTCACCGCGAGCGGGCGGAAACTGGACTTCAATGCCGCGTACGGCGCTGTGACCGCCGGACTCTACGACTCCGCGGCCTGGCCGGTGATCGTCAAGGGCATCGCGGAGATCCGGGCCGGGCGGGGCGACACCCTGCTCGCGGTGGGCGATATCTTCGGCGGCCGCGACCAGGATGGGCACTGGGCCAATTTCGCCGAGGCCAACTTCTCGATCAACTGCCTCGACGAGCAACGCCGCACTCCCGAGCAGGAAGCCGACCTCAAGCGACGGATCCAGCAGGTAGCCCCGTTCACCGACTCGGGCCGAGGTGCCGACGGCGCCCGGGACGCGTGTGAGTTCTGGCCCGCCGCACCCACTCTCGACTACCCCTACGCCACCGGCATCGAAGGGCTGCCCGAGACCTTGACGGTCTCGATCACCGGCGACCCGTCCACTCCCTACGACGGCGGCGTCCACCTGGCCGAAACCCTCGGCGGTGCGGTGCTGACAGTCGAAGGGGAACAGCACACCGTGGTCATGTCCGGCGCCAGCGACTGCGTGAACGGCGTGGTTGCCGACTACCTCGTCGATCTGAAGGTTCCGGCGGCCGACACCCGCTGCACCCTGTAA
- a CDS encoding DUF4239 domain-containing protein produces MDQEIFIVIAVALATVTLFVLGDRLRPKSWRQTSDESSGTLVLDLIKTLFTAAVAFTFVVCWQQQQTAHNHTVAEAKALVDVYEAAQALPEVEQRRVRDLVQDYTNQVISQEWPLMENEHQLSTAVGAQLETIRETVVPVRSTDSLVTDARSRTLTALDRVTQARADRAIDAGRMLPTFLFAILGIGSLLVLLNPVLSGMRVTWRSVVMTALLGVVVGGALLAVHELQRPFSSVIGVPTDAFAYAQSQFQLIDDGSRDE; encoded by the coding sequence ATGGATCAGGAAATCTTCATCGTCATCGCCGTAGCTTTGGCAACGGTGACGCTGTTCGTCCTCGGGGATCGGTTGCGTCCGAAGTCGTGGCGGCAGACGAGTGACGAATCGTCCGGCACGCTGGTGCTGGATCTGATCAAGACGCTGTTCACGGCGGCGGTCGCGTTCACCTTCGTGGTGTGCTGGCAACAGCAGCAGACCGCGCACAACCACACCGTCGCGGAGGCGAAAGCGCTGGTCGATGTCTACGAGGCGGCGCAAGCGCTACCCGAAGTGGAACAGCGGCGGGTCCGTGACCTGGTGCAGGACTATACGAATCAGGTGATCTCCCAAGAGTGGCCGCTCATGGAGAACGAGCATCAACTCAGTACGGCCGTCGGCGCCCAGCTGGAGACGATTCGGGAGACGGTGGTTCCGGTGCGTTCGACGGATTCGCTCGTCACCGACGCCCGTTCGCGGACTCTCACCGCACTGGACCGCGTCACCCAGGCCCGCGCTGATCGAGCGATCGATGCCGGACGGATGCTCCCCACCTTCCTGTTTGCCATCCTGGGCATCGGTTCGCTTCTGGTGTTACTGAATCCGGTGCTGTCGGGGATGCGGGTGACGTGGCGCAGCGTGGTGATGACCGCGCTGCTGGGGGTCGTGGTGGGAGGCGCGCTGCTGGCCGTTCACGAATTGCAGCGGCCGTTCTCCAGCGTCATCGGCGTGCCGACCGATGCGTTCGCCTATGCCCAATCCCAGTTTCAGCTGATCGACGACGGCAGCCGCGACGAGTGA
- a CDS encoding aminotransferase class III-fold pyridoxal phosphate-dependent enzyme, producing the protein MFRHLGKVAGNGMRGVAAYSIDSIRRREVSREQRQADAILAFLLRMGPIYIKMGQIAATRSDLLPQSWVDTLRVLQDQTPHMTEAQTRRAIERELGDKIEKTFSSFDLTPIASASVAQVHIAELLDGRKVAVKLVKDSVPEQIEDSLSSIGAMVKLVHATVPPVRYLDVPRRFTEVARLLRPQADMAHEAEKQQRIGENLRAHPFVKVPAVLPELVSKRMLVMEYMHGIPGKHVETVSFPRPRLAQRLQDIIYTMLYMHGICHGDPHPGNVMFSPEGELVLLDYGVTVELTEDEKWGLSSFYYACTRKEWEIAVDRFTRYFVIAGEAVRERHDDYVADMIEVLRYHFDISTNRWSTVSYFNDVNAVLRQYDSRYTTNFTKVELVFLSGEGFASQIDPDIDIWANARKFTDRYSPYMSAEVERRFEDDFTDQMPTSLKMRDRARSSLVAPTHIDRYFFPSGFPVFVKEAVGGSIRDFDGNEYIDLSAGYGPHLLGYAHPAITAAITEGAARGLVNGIGNAAEIELAELLVDAFPAAEQAVLCNSGTEAIMFAIRICRGYRRRTLVAKFEGHYHGSSDQGLVSSWFRFSGDRARPEPVAGSLGADPATVAGTVVLQYGDIAGLQRLREHADELACVILEPMPTSVVALDVEFLTALRELCTELEIPLIFDEVVSGFRVAYGGAQVMVGIEPDLTCLGKVIGGGLPVGAVVGQRRFIEMAKSSQDPFYDYENRVFAGGTLSGNSLTCTAGLAALRHLGAHPEIYDQLDTHTERLADLMREATQQREIACRISARNSIFSLNFSHRAAGLYRDRMAGSNFKATIALAYYMRKHQVYMAEMHSFLISAAHTVEDLDQIAHAFGKSLDEMLADQLFVT; encoded by the coding sequence TCGATCGACTCGATCCGGCGGCGCGAAGTCTCCCGGGAGCAGCGCCAAGCCGACGCCATCCTGGCGTTCCTGCTGCGGATGGGGCCGATCTACATCAAGATGGGCCAGATCGCGGCGACCCGATCGGATCTGCTGCCGCAATCGTGGGTAGACACGCTGCGGGTGCTGCAGGACCAGACTCCGCACATGACCGAGGCGCAGACTCGGCGCGCGATCGAGCGGGAGTTGGGTGACAAGATCGAAAAGACGTTCAGCTCTTTCGATTTGACGCCGATCGCCAGCGCGTCGGTCGCTCAGGTGCACATCGCGGAGCTGCTCGACGGGCGCAAGGTCGCGGTGAAGCTGGTCAAGGATTCGGTGCCGGAACAGATCGAGGACAGCCTGTCCTCGATCGGCGCGATGGTGAAGCTGGTGCACGCCACGGTGCCGCCGGTGCGGTATCTGGACGTGCCGCGACGGTTCACCGAGGTGGCGCGGCTGTTGCGGCCGCAGGCCGATATGGCACACGAGGCCGAGAAACAGCAGCGCATCGGCGAGAACCTGCGGGCGCATCCGTTCGTGAAAGTCCCCGCGGTGCTGCCGGAACTGGTCAGCAAGCGGATGCTGGTGATGGAGTACATGCACGGCATTCCGGGCAAGCACGTCGAGACCGTCTCGTTCCCGCGGCCGCGCCTGGCCCAGCGGCTGCAGGACATCATCTACACGATGCTGTACATGCACGGCATCTGCCATGGCGACCCGCATCCGGGCAACGTGATGTTCAGCCCCGAAGGGGAATTGGTGCTGCTGGACTACGGCGTCACCGTTGAGCTCACCGAGGACGAGAAGTGGGGTCTGTCCTCTTTCTATTACGCCTGCACCCGCAAGGAATGGGAGATCGCGGTCGATCGGTTCACCCGCTACTTCGTGATCGCGGGCGAGGCGGTGCGGGAGCGGCACGACGACTACGTCGCCGACATGATCGAGGTGTTGCGGTATCACTTCGACATCTCCACCAACCGGTGGTCGACGGTGTCCTACTTCAATGACGTGAATGCGGTACTGCGACAGTATGATTCGCGATACACCACGAACTTCACGAAGGTGGAGCTGGTCTTCCTCTCCGGCGAGGGCTTCGCCTCCCAGATCGATCCGGACATCGACATCTGGGCGAACGCACGCAAATTCACCGACCGCTACTCCCCCTACATGAGCGCCGAGGTCGAGCGGCGGTTCGAAGACGACTTCACCGACCAGATGCCTACCTCGCTGAAAATGCGGGACCGGGCGCGGTCCTCGCTGGTCGCGCCGACCCACATCGACCGCTACTTCTTCCCCAGCGGATTCCCGGTCTTCGTCAAGGAAGCCGTCGGCGGCAGCATCCGGGATTTCGATGGCAACGAATACATCGACCTGTCCGCCGGATACGGGCCGCACCTGCTCGGCTACGCGCATCCCGCGATCACCGCGGCGATCACCGAGGGCGCCGCGCGCGGGCTCGTCAACGGCATCGGCAACGCCGCCGAGATCGAACTGGCCGAACTGCTGGTCGACGCCTTCCCCGCCGCCGAGCAAGCGGTGCTGTGCAATTCGGGGACCGAGGCGATCATGTTCGCGATCCGCATATGCCGGGGTTACCGGCGGCGGACCCTGGTGGCGAAATTCGAAGGGCACTACCACGGGTCCTCCGATCAGGGTCTGGTCAGTTCGTGGTTCCGCTTCTCCGGTGATCGGGCGCGGCCCGAACCGGTGGCCGGGTCGCTCGGAGCCGATCCGGCGACGGTCGCGGGCACCGTCGTACTGCAGTACGGCGATATCGCCGGATTGCAGCGCTTGCGCGAGCACGCCGACGAACTCGCCTGCGTCATCTTGGAACCCATGCCGACCTCGGTGGTCGCGCTGGACGTCGAATTCCTCACCGCGTTGCGCGAACTGTGCACCGAGCTGGAGATTCCGCTGATCTTCGACGAGGTGGTCAGCGGCTTCCGGGTCGCCTACGGTGGCGCGCAGGTGATGGTCGGCATCGAACCCGACCTGACCTGTCTCGGCAAGGTGATCGGCGGCGGTCTGCCGGTGGGCGCGGTGGTCGGGCAGCGCCGGTTCATCGAGATGGCCAAGAGTTCGCAGGACCCGTTCTACGACTACGAGAACCGGGTATTCGCCGGCGGCACCCTGAGCGGCAACTCGCTGACCTGCACGGCCGGCCTCGCCGCGCTGCGCCACCTCGGCGCCCACCCGGAGATCTACGACCAGCTCGACACCCACACCGAGCGCCTCGCCGACCTCATGCGGGAGGCGACCCAGCAGCGCGAGATCGCCTGCCGGATCTCGGCCCGCAATTCGATCTTCTCGCTCAACTTCAGCCACCGGGCGGCCGGACTTTATCGAGATCGCATGGCGGGCAGCAACTTCAAAGCCACCATCGCCCTGGCCTACTACATGCGCAAACATCAGGTCTACATGGCCGAGATGCACAGCTTCCTGATCAGCGCCGCGCACACCGTCGAAGACCTCGATCAGATCGCGCACGCCTTCGGCAAGAGTCTCGACGAAATGCTCGCCGACCAGCTCTTCGTCACCTAG